A stretch of DNA from Pseudomonadales bacterium:
TTAGGCTTGGCATCTGCAAAACAGTATTGTGGGTGAAAACTGGCCAACTGAAAAATACCTCGAAAGCCTGCCGCATCGATAATATGCTCTGCCCGCTCAATGAGCCCTAGGTAATGGAAAAAATCCTCGTAACCATCGTCTAAGACGATTATGGCCGTTTCGGCATCAGGCTTTGCATCTAGCCGCTGCAATATTTCAGAAAAATTTCGTAACAGCTGGGGCTCAGATGAACCCGAGCATGCATGCCATTCAATTCTGTCTTCTAGCCAAACTTTTCGCGCAAATGGACAAAAATTATGGTCGATAACTATCTCTTGCAACCACTTCTGAGTATCTAAGATTGCCTGCATAAGGCTCTCACATGTTATTCATCTGAAAATTAAATACGAATAGGCAGATAAAATGCATATCAACTTCACCCCACTGCACAAATCGCATAGCATACGCAAAAC
This window harbors:
- a CDS encoding DUF1415 domain-containing protein codes for the protein MQAILDTQKWLQEIVIDHNFCPFARKVWLEDRIEWHACSGSSEPQLLRNFSEILQRLDAKPDAETAIIVLDDGYEDFFHYLGLIERAEHIIDAAGFRGIFQLASFHPQYCFADAKPNDASNFTNRSPWPLLHILREDSVAAGLDAHPQPDQIPEDNIRRCRQLGLDYFQQWFRENKFKDNAKDKAEDKAN